Proteins from a genomic interval of Pseudoalteromonas aliena SW19:
- the flgG gene encoding flagellar basal-body rod protein FlgG, with product MNPALWISKTGLDAQQTDISVISNNLANASTVGYKKSRAIFEDLLYQNINQPGGRSSQDTEMPSGLMLGAGAKVVANQKNFSQGNMLTTENSLDWMISGPGFFEVLQPDGNIAYSRNGQFTTDGNGRIVTSGAGYVVQPEMNVPDDAKSITISQDGEVSVKVGGQAENVVIGQLTISDFINPSGLEPVGQNLYTETAVSGAPVQGNPGVEGLGTIIQGSLETSNVNVTEELVNLIETQRIYEMNSKVISAVDEMMSYINQQL from the coding sequence ATGAATCCAGCATTGTGGATAAGTAAAACAGGGCTTGATGCTCAACAAACTGATATTTCGGTTATTTCAAATAACTTAGCCAACGCAAGTACTGTTGGTTATAAAAAGAGCCGCGCAATTTTTGAAGATTTACTCTATCAAAATATTAATCAACCAGGTGGGCGTTCGTCGCAAGACACTGAAATGCCATCTGGTTTAATGCTTGGCGCTGGTGCGAAAGTGGTTGCTAACCAAAAGAACTTCTCACAAGGCAACATGTTAACTACTGAAAACTCATTAGATTGGATGATTTCAGGTCCTGGCTTTTTTGAAGTGCTGCAACCAGACGGCAATATTGCTTATTCACGTAATGGACAATTTACAACTGACGGTAACGGACGAATTGTAACCTCGGGTGCGGGTTATGTTGTTCAGCCAGAAATGAATGTGCCAGATGACGCAAAGTCGATAACTATATCTCAAGATGGTGAAGTGTCAGTTAAAGTTGGAGGGCAAGCCGAAAACGTTGTTATTGGTCAGCTGACGATTAGTGACTTTATCAATCCATCTGGTCTGGAGCCTGTAGGGCAAAACTTATATACCGAAACGGCAGTAAGTGGTGCGCCTGTACAAGGCAATCCAGGTGTTGAGGGGTTAGGTACAATTATTCAAGGCTCACTTGAAACGTCAAACGTCAATGTAACCGAAGAATTAGTAAACCTAATTGAAACCCAGCGAATTTATGAAATGAACTCAAAAGTAATTTCAGCAGTTGATGAAATGATGAGTTATATCAATCAGCAATTATAA